A genomic window from Actinomycetota bacterium includes:
- a CDS encoding ECF transporter S component encodes MGRIRTAGMRRAGNDAAAPGRGGRHVLARYARYALLCLAAALVFLGVKGVPPFDGWSLDSLLLAAILLAVLFIRFEEGGYGAREVAVVGALAAAGAAGRVLFAAVPGVQPATFIALAAGHVFGAETGFMTGALIALLSNLFLGHGPWTPWQMLAWGGAGAAGALTAWPRSERARLRAVRATCTVWGFIFGWFMNLWFWLSFVHPLTLRSYVAACVSSFWFDFFHAAGNLLFSTVLARPVITMLSRFHARFSVTFEVEAEGADVPRAADLLVLEGAEGKRSDARVEAEGGEEVSPADAKKGKPR; translated from the coding sequence ATGGGCAGGATAAGAACGGCAGGCATGAGGCGCGCAGGGAATGATGCCGCGGCGCCGGGACGCGGTGGGCGGCATGTTCTCGCGAGATACGCGAGGTATGCCCTGCTGTGCCTGGCCGCTGCCCTGGTGTTCCTGGGCGTGAAGGGAGTCCCGCCCTTCGACGGGTGGTCGTTGGACTCGCTGCTGCTCGCTGCGATCCTGCTCGCCGTGCTCTTCATCCGTTTCGAGGAGGGGGGGTACGGCGCGCGAGAGGTTGCCGTGGTGGGCGCGCTTGCGGCGGCGGGCGCGGCGGGAAGGGTGCTCTTCGCGGCCGTCCCCGGCGTGCAGCCGGCCACCTTCATCGCCCTGGCCGCCGGACACGTATTCGGCGCGGAGACGGGCTTCATGACCGGCGCGCTCATCGCTCTCCTGAGCAACCTCTTTCTCGGCCACGGCCCCTGGACCCCATGGCAGATGCTGGCATGGGGAGGGGCGGGAGCCGCGGGAGCGCTCACCGCATGGCCGCGGAGCGAGAGGGCCCGTCTGCGGGCGGTGCGGGCGACATGCACGGTCTGGGGCTTTATCTTCGGTTGGTTCATGAACCTCTGGTTCTGGCTCTCCTTCGTCCATCCCCTCACCCTGCGCAGCTACGTGGCGGCGTGCGTTTCCAGCTTCTGGTTCGACTTCTTCCACGCCGCCGGGAATCTCCTCTTTTCCACGGTGCTGGCGCGGCCGGTGATCACCATGCTCTCGCGTTTCCACGCGCGTTTCTCCGTGACCTTCGAGGTGGAGGCGGAGGGCGCGGATGTCCCGCGCGCCGCGGACCTCCTCGTCCTTGAAGGGGCAGAGGGAAAAAGGAGCGACGCACGGGTGGAGGCGGAGGGCGGCGAAGAGGTCAGTCCCGCGGACGCGAAAAAGGGAAAACCGAGGTGA
- a CDS encoding ATP-binding cassette domain-containing protein: MALVEIADLSYWYPGEEDPALREVNLEVERGEFILLTGPTGCGKTTLLRLLNGLVPHFHGGRIKGRVTVAGRDAFRCETRELAAVVGMVFQDAEGQLVSTSVEGEIAFGMRNAGLPPAVISKRTEEMLVGLGLSRLRRSFIPELSGGEKQKTVLASVMAMHPLVLALDEPTSQLDPVSAEDLLTLVRRLHEEAGTTVVMCEHRLERCYHHATRVLYMEGGRVLFDGGPREAAAWCAAHDDDFIPPVSRVFARAGWREVPLTVVEGRRALARMLESGALHAGVSGYACSSASGVPWAAGGGGGERTPSPAGSGSSPRLLPPDHFKDVLRGGASAPGDAAGDRARRRRPRSMEEAVNGRGAAELLLARGLWLIYPGGLEALKGLDLSLRTGDAMALLGENGAGKSTLLRCLLGLLDPSRGRVALFGESPSRERLPTLSSRLGYCPQNPGSYFVCPTVREELLRTMRLRGYASGEAEKAVDEQLERMEVAHLARRNPFDLSTGEREKVLLASAMLPPLPELLVMDEPTRGLDHRNKREVVEALRAYRASGGTALVVTHDVEFAASLAEKAAIMGNGTIVAAGSTPDVLGESLFFSPQVNRLLNGFGVQALREDEAVTALKKLSRLWAG; this comes from the coding sequence ATGGCACTGGTGGAGATCGCGGATCTGAGCTACTGGTACCCGGGGGAGGAGGACCCCGCCCTCAGGGAGGTCAACCTCGAGGTGGAGCGAGGGGAGTTCATCCTCCTCACCGGTCCCACGGGTTGCGGAAAGACCACCCTCTTGCGTCTGCTCAACGGGTTGGTCCCGCATTTCCACGGAGGGAGGATAAAAGGCAGGGTCACCGTGGCCGGCCGCGATGCCTTCAGGTGCGAGACCCGTGAGCTCGCCGCGGTGGTGGGCATGGTGTTCCAGGACGCGGAGGGGCAGCTGGTCAGCACCAGCGTGGAGGGAGAGATCGCCTTCGGCATGCGGAACGCGGGACTGCCGCCCGCGGTCATCAGTAAGAGGACGGAGGAGATGCTGGTGGGGCTGGGGCTGTCGCGCCTGCGCCGCTCCTTCATCCCTGAGCTCTCGGGGGGAGAAAAGCAGAAGACGGTGCTGGCCTCGGTGATGGCCATGCATCCCCTGGTGCTGGCCCTCGACGAGCCCACATCACAGCTCGATCCCGTCAGCGCCGAGGACCTGTTGACGCTGGTGCGGCGCCTGCACGAGGAGGCGGGGACCACGGTGGTGATGTGCGAGCACCGCCTGGAGCGCTGCTACCACCACGCCACGCGCGTGCTGTACATGGAGGGGGGCCGCGTGCTCTTCGACGGCGGACCCCGCGAGGCGGCGGCGTGGTGCGCCGCACACGACGACGACTTCATCCCTCCCGTGTCCAGGGTGTTCGCGCGCGCGGGATGGAGGGAAGTGCCGTTGACGGTGGTGGAGGGGAGAAGGGCCCTGGCCCGGATGCTGGAAAGCGGCGCGCTGCATGCGGGTGTGAGCGGTTACGCCTGCTCCTCTGCCTCCGGGGTGCCGTGGGCGGCGGGAGGCGGAGGAGGAGAGCGCACACCTTCACCCGCCGGCTCCGGTAGCTCGCCGCGGCTTCTCCCGCCCGATCATTTCAAGGACGTGCTCCGCGGAGGGGCGAGCGCCCCGGGGGATGCCGCGGGAGACCGCGCGAGGCGCCGACGTCCGAGGAGCATGGAGGAAGCCGTGAACGGCCGCGGGGCGGCGGAGCTGCTGCTCGCCCGCGGTCTCTGGCTGATCTATCCGGGGGGACTCGAGGCCCTGAAGGGCCTGGACCTCTCCCTGCGTACGGGCGACGCCATGGCCCTCCTGGGAGAGAACGGGGCCGGGAAGAGCACGCTCCTGCGCTGCCTCCTCGGCCTCCTGGACCCCTCGCGCGGCAGGGTTGCGCTGTTCGGGGAGTCCCCTTCCCGGGAACGCCTTCCGACCCTCTCCTCGCGCCTGGGGTACTGCCCCCAGAACCCCGGTTCCTATTTCGTGTGTCCCACGGTGCGCGAGGAGCTGCTGCGCACCATGCGCCTGAGAGGGTACGCCTCCGGGGAGGCCGAGAAGGCCGTGGACGAGCAGTTGGAGCGCATGGAGGTCGCGCACCTGGCACGGAGGAATCCCTTCGACCTCAGCACCGGGGAACGGGAGAAGGTGCTCCTGGCCTCGGCCATGCTCCCGCCCCTGCCGGAGCTGCTGGTGATGGACGAGCCCACGCGCGGCTTGGACCACCGCAACAAGCGCGAGGTGGTGGAGGCACTGCGCGCCTATCGCGCATCGGGCGGCACGGCGCTGGTGGTGACGCACGACGTGGAGTTCGCGGCCTCGCTGGCGGAAAAGGCCGCGATCATGGGCAACGGCACCATCGTCGCCGCGGGATCCACCCCCGATGTCCTGGGGGAATCCCTCTTTTTTTCTCCTCAGGTCAACCGTCTGCTGAACGGCTTCGGCGTGCAGGCGCTGCGGGAAGATGAGGCGGTCACCGCCCTGAAGAAGTTGAGCCGCTTATGGGCAGGATAA
- a CDS encoding energy-coupling factor transporter transmembrane protein EcfT: MLPVYRYKDTLLHGLHPLAALALAASAVTAALVLENPLYTATLCVSVLALLWQAEVLREGRALLRAAAYMGLLVALINPLVNSAGEHVLVYGPSFPLWGKLNLTLEALLYGLAAGVRLFTVVAGFSLVTLAVNPDDLLELLSRLSFRSSLSAALAVRLYPSMVVEAGEMRDAQLARGDLLRGGGRLARARAHLPLLLSLFQGALDRAASIAESMSARGFGSRGRTRAGGRRLRPRDLVAAGVSLTVTGSVVLASLRGGGGYRFFPSPANPFTEADLASWALLTAAFAAILAVCGSWKKWHWWRSRI, encoded by the coding sequence ATGCTGCCAGTTTACCGTTACAAGGACACCCTCCTCCACGGCCTGCACCCCCTGGCGGCGCTGGCGCTGGCCGCCTCGGCGGTGACCGCTGCGCTGGTGCTGGAAAACCCCCTCTACACCGCCACCTTGTGCGTTTCGGTGCTCGCCCTGCTCTGGCAGGCGGAGGTGTTGAGGGAGGGTAGGGCTCTCCTGCGCGCCGCCGCGTACATGGGACTGCTGGTGGCCCTGATAAACCCCCTGGTGAACAGCGCGGGCGAGCACGTGCTCGTTTACGGACCCTCCTTCCCCCTCTGGGGGAAGCTGAACCTGACCCTGGAGGCATTGCTCTACGGCCTGGCCGCCGGCGTCCGCCTCTTCACGGTGGTGGCGGGGTTTTCCCTCGTGACCCTGGCGGTGAACCCGGATGACCTCCTGGAACTGCTTTCCAGGCTCTCATTCCGCTCTTCCCTCTCCGCGGCGCTAGCGGTGCGCCTTTACCCGAGCATGGTGGTGGAGGCGGGGGAGATGAGGGACGCACAGCTTGCGCGCGGCGACCTTCTGCGGGGCGGCGGGCGGCTGGCGAGGGCCAGGGCGCACCTACCTTTGCTGCTCTCGCTCTTTCAGGGCGCTCTCGACCGCGCCGCCTCCATCGCGGAGTCCATGAGCGCCAGGGGCTTCGGGTCCCGGGGGCGGACGCGCGCAGGGGGCCGCCGCCTCCGCCCCCGGGACCTCGTGGCCGCGGGTGTCTCGCTTACCGTCACGGGCTCCGTGGTCCTGGCCTCTCTGCGGGGTGGGGGCGGGTACCGTTTCTTTCCATCCCCTGCCAATCCGTTCACGGAGGCCGACCTCGCGTCATGGGCTCTGCTGACCGCCGCATTCGCCGCCATACTCGCCGTCTGTGGGAGCTGGAAAAAATGGCACTGGTGGAGATCGCGGATCTGA